The Methylomicrobium lacus LW14 genome window below encodes:
- the mnmA gene encoding tRNA 2-thiouridine(34) synthase MnmA, producing the protein MAKNIIVGMSGGVDSSVTALLLLEQGHQVTGLFMKNWEEDDGTEYCTAMQDLADAQQVCDRLGIELKTVNFAAEYWDEVFEVFLSEFEKGRTPNPDILCNKHVKFKAFLNYAIEDLGAEYIATGHYARVEERGGEYFLLKGLDPAKEQSYFLYTMGQKQLSRTLFPIGHLHKTEIRALAEKAGFDNCRKKDSTGICFIGERKFKEFLQRYLPTQPGDIRTPEGRTIGRHHGLMYYTLGQRQGLGIGGVQNTPDEPWYVLEKDLDNNVLLVGQGHDHPLMLHNTLEAGQLDWCSNRPLTETTRCAAKTRYRQADQACTLSPLPDGRCKAVFDEPQRAITPGQSVVFYDGEICLGGGIIESKTNA; encoded by the coding sequence ATGGCTAAAAATATCATTGTCGGCATGTCGGGCGGCGTCGACTCCTCGGTCACCGCGCTGTTGCTGCTGGAACAGGGCCACCAGGTCACCGGTCTGTTCATGAAAAACTGGGAAGAGGATGACGGCACCGAGTATTGCACCGCGATGCAGGACCTCGCCGACGCGCAGCAGGTCTGCGACCGGCTCGGCATCGAGCTGAAGACGGTCAATTTCGCGGCCGAATATTGGGACGAAGTGTTTGAAGTGTTCTTGTCCGAGTTCGAAAAAGGCCGCACGCCGAACCCCGACATCCTCTGCAACAAGCATGTCAAATTCAAGGCGTTTCTGAACTACGCTATCGAAGACCTCGGCGCCGAATACATCGCGACCGGCCACTATGCCCGCGTCGAAGAGCGCGGCGGCGAATACTTCCTGCTGAAAGGCCTCGATCCTGCCAAGGAACAGAGCTACTTCCTCTATACGATGGGCCAAAAGCAATTGTCGCGCACGCTGTTTCCGATCGGCCATCTGCACAAGACCGAAATCCGGGCGCTGGCGGAAAAGGCCGGCTTCGACAATTGCCGCAAAAAAGACAGCACCGGCATCTGCTTCATCGGCGAGCGCAAGTTCAAGGAATTCTTGCAGCGCTACCTGCCGACCCAGCCCGGCGACATCCGCACCCCGGAAGGCCGCACGATCGGCCGCCATCACGGCCTGATGTACTACACGCTCGGCCAACGCCAGGGACTCGGCATCGGCGGCGTCCAGAACACACCCGACGAGCCTTGGTATGTGCTCGAAAAAGACCTCGACAACAATGTGCTGCTGGTCGGCCAGGGCCACGATCATCCGTTGATGCTGCACAATACCCTCGAAGCCGGCCAACTGGACTGGTGCAGCAACCGGCCGTTGACCGAAACAACCCGCTGCGCGGCCAAGACCCGCTACCGTCAGGCCGATCAGGCCTGTACGCTCTCGCCACTGCCGGACGGCCGCTGCAAGGCCGTATTCGACGAACCGCAACGCGCGATTACGCCGGGGCAGTCGGTCGTGTTTTATGACGGCGAGATTTGTCTGGGCGGCGGCATCATCGAAAGCAAGACCAACGCATAA
- a CDS encoding NUDIX hydrolase, whose amino-acid sequence MVWKPHVTVAAIIERDQRFLLVEEETTDGIRLNQPAGHLEEGEDLLTAARREVFEETAWRFEPEHLVGIQLWRRNPESPSFLRVCFSGNCHSHEPEVPLDNGIVATHWLTRDELMADPQRLRSPLVALCVDEYLAGARYPLSLIQSLLDLNHG is encoded by the coding sequence ATGGTTTGGAAGCCGCATGTGACCGTGGCCGCGATCATCGAGCGTGATCAACGATTTCTGCTGGTGGAGGAAGAGACCACCGACGGCATCAGACTGAATCAGCCGGCGGGCCATTTGGAAGAAGGCGAAGATTTGCTGACCGCGGCGCGGCGCGAGGTTTTCGAGGAAACCGCCTGGCGTTTCGAGCCGGAACATCTGGTCGGGATTCAACTCTGGCGGCGAAATCCCGAATCGCCGAGCTTCCTGCGCGTCTGTTTTTCCGGAAACTGCCACAGCCACGAACCCGAAGTCCCGCTGGACAACGGCATCGTCGCGACGCATTGGCTGACGCGCGACGAACTGATGGCCGATCCGCAACGACTCAGAAGCCCATTGGTCGCGCTCTGCGTGGACGAATACCTGGCCGGCGCCCGTTATCCCTTATCGTTAATCCAATCCCTGCTCGATCTGAACCATGGCTAA